Proteins encoded by one window of Rouxiella chamberiensis:
- the rapA gene encoding RNA polymerase-associated protein RapA: protein MPFTLGQRWISDTESELGLGTIVAVDARMVTVLFPATGENRLYARNDSPITRVMFNPGDTISSHEGWQLKVEEVVEDKGLLTYVGTRLDTEEEGVTMREVLLDSKLTFSKPQDRLFAGQIDRMDRFALRFRARKYQREQFRLEFGGLRGMRASLIPHQLHIAYEVGQRHAPRVLLADEVGLGKTIEAGMIIHQQLLSGRAERVLIVVPETLQHQWLVEMLRRFNLRFSLFDDDRYAESRHDATNPFESEQLVICSLDFVRRNKQRLEELGEAEWDMLVVDEAHHLVWSEEAPSREYMVIEQLSQTIPSVLLLTATPEQLGQESHFARLRLLDPDRFHDYEEFIEEQQQYQPVADAVTLLLNKQPLTSDALALLGERVGNADVDNLLTAANKGDEDAAKKLVAMLMDRHGTSRVLFRNTRNGVKGFPQRHLQSIKLPLPTQYQTAIKVSGIMGSKKSQEARALDMLYPEQIYQEFEGDNATWWNFDPRVEWLLGYLTANRDKKVLVICAKAATALQLEQVLREREAIRAAVFHEGLSIIERDRAAAYFASEEDGAQVLLCSEIGSEGRNFQFASKMVMFDLPFNPDLLEQRIGRLDRIGQQNDIEIMVPYLENTAQAILLRWFHEGLDAFEHTCPTGRTIYDGSYQALIGFLATPAEQEGLDEFIVTCREQHDALKQQLEQGRDRLLEMHSNGGEPAQALATAIGEQDNDVNLVNFALNLFDIVGINQEDRSDNLIVLTPSDHMLVPDFPGLPQDGCTVTFDREQALSREDAQFISWEHPIIRNGLDLILSGDTGSCAVSILKNKALPVGTLLVELLYVVECQAPKHLQLTRFLPPTPVRMLMDKNGTNLAAQVEFESFNRQLNAINRHNSSKLVNAVQQDVHAMLQQAEPLVAVEAQSLIEAAKLEADQQLTQELERLKALKEVNPNIRDDELESVESNRQQVLNSLNDANWRLDAIRLVVVSHQ from the coding sequence ATGCCCTTTACACTTGGTCAACGCTGGATCAGCGATACGGAAAGCGAATTAGGTTTAGGTACTATCGTCGCGGTCGATGCGCGTATGGTTACCGTGCTTTTCCCCGCTACTGGTGAAAACCGCCTGTATGCCAGAAATGATTCACCCATCACCCGCGTGATGTTTAACCCGGGCGATACCATCAGCAGTCATGAGGGATGGCAGCTGAAAGTTGAAGAAGTCGTTGAGGACAAAGGTCTGCTCACCTACGTGGGGACACGTCTGGACACCGAGGAAGAAGGTGTGACGATGCGCGAGGTGCTGCTCGACAGCAAGCTGACTTTCAGCAAACCTCAGGACCGTCTGTTTGCCGGTCAAATCGATCGCATGGACCGTTTCGCCCTGCGTTTTCGCGCGCGTAAATATCAGCGTGAACAGTTCCGTCTGGAGTTCGGCGGTCTGCGCGGTATGCGCGCGAGCCTGATACCGCATCAGCTGCACATCGCCTATGAAGTAGGCCAGCGTCATGCGCCACGCGTTCTGCTGGCCGATGAAGTGGGTCTGGGCAAAACCATCGAAGCCGGGATGATTATCCACCAGCAACTGCTGTCCGGTCGCGCCGAACGCGTGCTTATCGTGGTGCCCGAGACGCTGCAACATCAGTGGCTGGTCGAGATGCTGCGCCGCTTCAACCTGCGTTTCTCTCTGTTTGATGATGACCGTTATGCGGAATCTCGCCATGACGCGACCAACCCGTTCGAGTCCGAGCAGCTGGTTATCTGTTCCCTGGACTTCGTGCGCCGCAACAAGCAGCGTCTGGAAGAGCTGGGCGAAGCCGAGTGGGACATGCTGGTCGTCGACGAAGCGCACCATCTCGTATGGAGCGAAGAAGCGCCAAGCCGCGAATACATGGTTATCGAGCAGCTTTCGCAAACTATCCCGAGCGTGCTGCTGCTGACCGCGACCCCCGAGCAACTGGGTCAGGAAAGCCACTTTGCCCGTCTGCGCCTGCTGGATCCCGATCGTTTCCACGATTACGAAGAATTTATCGAAGAACAGCAGCAATATCAGCCTGTCGCCGACGCCGTGACCCTGTTGCTCAACAAGCAGCCGCTAACCTCGGACGCCTTGGCGCTGCTTGGCGAGCGCGTGGGCAATGCCGACGTCGATAATCTGCTGACGGCCGCCAACAAGGGCGATGAAGACGCCGCCAAAAAATTGGTCGCGATGCTGATGGACCGCCACGGCACCAGCCGCGTGCTGTTCCGTAACACCCGTAATGGCGTAAAAGGCTTCCCGCAGCGCCATTTGCAGTCCATCAAGCTGCCGCTGCCTACCCAGTACCAGACCGCCATTAAGGTTTCGGGCATCATGGGCAGCAAGAAGTCACAGGAAGCGCGCGCGCTGGATATGCTGTACCCGGAGCAAATCTATCAGGAATTCGAAGGCGACAACGCGACCTGGTGGAACTTTGACCCTCGCGTCGAGTGGCTGCTGGGCTATCTGACCGCCAACCGCGACAAGAAAGTGCTGGTTATCTGCGCCAAGGCCGCCACGGCGTTGCAGCTCGAGCAGGTATTGCGCGAGCGTGAGGCTATTCGTGCCGCCGTGTTCCACGAAGGTCTGTCGATTATCGAACGCGACCGCGCCGCCGCCTACTTTGCTTCCGAAGAAGACGGCGCGCAGGTGCTGCTGTGTTCCGAAATCGGCTCCGAAGGCCGCAACTTCCAGTTTGCCAGCAAGATGGTGATGTTCGACCTGCCGTTCAACCCCGATCTGCTTGAACAGCGTATCGGCCGTCTGGACCGTATCGGCCAGCAAAACGACATCGAAATCATGGTGCCTTATCTGGAAAACACCGCGCAGGCCATTCTTCTGCGTTGGTTCCATGAAGGTCTGGACGCGTTCGAGCATACCTGCCCGACCGGTCGCACCATTTATGACGGCAGCTATCAGGCGCTGATCGGTTTCCTCGCCACGCCTGCCGAGCAGGAAGGCCTCGACGAATTTATCGTGACCTGTCGCGAACAGCACGATGCGCTGAAGCAGCAGCTCGAGCAGGGCCGTGACCGCCTGCTTGAAATGCACTCCAACGGCGGCGAACCGGCGCAGGCGCTGGCAACCGCGATTGGCGAACAAGACAACGACGTCAATCTGGTGAACTTCGCACTCAACCTGTTTGATATCGTGGGTATCAATCAGGAAGACCGCAGTGACAACCTGATCGTTCTGACACCATCTGACCACATGCTGGTACCGGATTTCCCCGGCCTGCCGCAGGATGGCTGTACCGTCACCTTCGACCGCGAACAGGCGCTGTCGCGTGAAGACGCGCAGTTTATCAGCTGGGAACACCCGATTATTCGCAACGGTCTGGATCTCATCCTTTCCGGCGATACGGGTAGCTGTGCCGTGTCGATCCTGAAAAACAAGGCGTTGCCGGTCGGTACGCTGCTGGTTGAACTGCTGTATGTGGTGGAGTGTCAGGCGCCGAAGCATCTGCAACTGACCCGCTTCCTGCCGCCAACGCCGGTGCGTATGCTGATGGATAAAAATGGCACCAATCTGGCGGCGCAGGTCGAGTTCGAAAGCTTCAACCGTCAGTTGAACGCCATCAACCGCCATAACTCCAGCAAACTGGTCAATGCCGTGCAGCAAGACGTTCACGCGATGCTGCAACAGGCCGAACCGCTGGTCGCGGTGGAAGCGCAGTCGCTTATCGAAGCGGCCAAGCTCGAAGCCGATCAGCAGTTGACGCAGGAACTGGAACGCCTGAAAGCGTTGAAAGAGGTCAACCCGAATATTCGTGATGACGAGCTGGAGTCGGTGGAATCAAACCGTCAGCAGGTACTCAACAGCCTGAATGATGCGAACTGGCGTCTCGATGCCATTCGTCTGGTCGTGGTGAGCCATCAATGA
- the leuD gene encoding 3-isopropylmalate dehydratase small subunit: MAKFITHTGLVVPLDVANVDTDAIVPKQFLQMVTRVGFGQFLFYDWRYLEGQGYTPNPDFILNKPEYQGASILLARENFGSGSSREHAPWALTDYGFHAVIAPSFADIFYNNAFNNQLLPVTLSEQQIDELFTLAKENEGMQFDVDLENQVVRAGGKDYPFEIDSFRRHCMMNGLDSIGLTLQHEENISTYEKKQPAFMK; this comes from the coding sequence ATGGCAAAATTTATTACCCATACCGGTCTGGTTGTGCCTTTGGACGTTGCCAATGTCGATACCGATGCCATCGTGCCGAAGCAGTTCCTGCAAATGGTCACACGCGTCGGTTTTGGCCAGTTCCTGTTTTATGACTGGCGCTATCTGGAAGGGCAAGGTTACACGCCGAATCCTGATTTTATTCTGAATAAACCTGAATATCAGGGTGCCAGCATATTATTGGCACGAGAAAATTTCGGCAGCGGCTCCTCGCGTGAGCATGCGCCGTGGGCATTGACCGATTATGGTTTTCACGCCGTCATCGCCCCCAGTTTCGCCGATATTTTTTATAACAATGCCTTCAACAACCAGCTTTTGCCGGTAACTTTGAGTGAACAACAGATAGATGAGCTGTTCACCTTGGCAAAAGAAAATGAAGGAATGCAGTTCGACGTCGATCTCGAGAATCAGGTCGTGCGTGCCGGCGGCAAAGACTATCCTTTCGAGATAGACAGTTTTCGCCGCCATTGCATGATGAATGGCCTGGACAGCATTGGACTGACGTTACAGCATGAAGAGAACATCTCGACTTACGAGAAGAAACAGCCCGCCTTCATGAAATAA
- a CDS encoding DedA family protein: MEAYLQHLVAQSVGFALALVCVVAFFESLALVGLLLPGTVMMATLGALIGSGQVGLYEAWLAAGVGCFLGDWASYFIGRGFKEPLHNWSFLKRYQALLDKTGNALEKHSFATVILGRFIGPTRPLVPLVAGMLNLPPYKFAPPNIVGCITWPPVYFLPGILAGVAIDIPHSSDSTLFKWLLFTTVVLIWLSGWLVWRWVRSSKAKADAMTKWLPLARLRIITAISLAATAYSIFMLSKQPLMPIYAHLLHHVITR, from the coding sequence ATGGAAGCCTATCTACAACATTTGGTCGCTCAGTCAGTGGGTTTCGCGCTTGCTCTTGTGTGTGTCGTCGCGTTTTTCGAATCGTTGGCGCTGGTGGGATTACTGCTGCCGGGTACGGTAATGATGGCGACGCTGGGCGCGCTGATCGGCAGTGGTCAGGTTGGGCTTTATGAAGCCTGGCTGGCGGCGGGCGTAGGATGTTTCCTTGGTGACTGGGCCTCCTATTTCATCGGCCGTGGTTTTAAGGAACCGCTGCACAACTGGTCGTTTTTAAAACGTTATCAGGCGTTGCTGGACAAAACCGGCAATGCGCTGGAAAAACACAGCTTCGCGACGGTCATTCTGGGCCGTTTTATCGGTCCTACGCGACCTTTGGTCCCGCTGGTGGCGGGCATGCTGAATCTGCCGCCGTACAAGTTCGCGCCGCCGAATATCGTAGGCTGCATTACCTGGCCGCCAGTCTATTTCCTGCCGGGCATTTTGGCCGGTGTAGCAATAGATATCCCGCACAGCAGTGACAGTACCCTGTTCAAATGGCTGCTGTTTACCACGGTAGTGCTGATTTGGTTAAGCGGGTGGCTGGTATGGCGCTGGGTGCGCTCGAGCAAGGCAAAAGCGGATGCCATGACGAAATGGCTACCGCTGGCAAGACTGCGCATAATAACGGCGATAAGCCTCGCCGCGACGGCATACAGTATTTTCATGCTGAGCAAGCAGCCGCTTATGCCAATCTACGCGCATCTGCTTCACCACGTCATCACCCGCTAA
- the leuC gene encoding 3-isopropylmalate dehydratase large subunit encodes MSKTLYQKLFDAHVVYEAEGETPLLYIDRHLIHEVTTPQAFDGLRAMNRGVRRPDKTFGTMDHNVSTQTKDINASGEMARIQMQELIKNCAEFGIELYDLKHPYQGIVHVMGPEQGLTLPGMTLVCGDSHTSTHGAFGTLAFGIGTSEVEHVLATQTLKQGRAKTMKIEITGEAPVGITAKDIILAVIGKTGTAGGTGHVVEYCGPAVEALSMEGRMTLCNMSIELGAKAGLVASDATTYAYLKGRKFAPKGQEWDEAVAYWETMKTDKDAVFDRVVTLNAADIAPQVTWGTNPGQVMAVNQTIPFPDSFSDPVERASAEKALAYMNLQPGIRLTDVAIDKVFIGSCTNSRIEDLRAAAAIAKGRKVAAGVQAIVVPGSGPVKAQAEEEGLDKIFLDAGFEWRLPGCSMCLAMNNDRLNPGERCASTSNRNFEGRQGRGGRTHLVSPAMAAAAAVTGHFADIRELN; translated from the coding sequence ATGTCCAAAACGTTATATCAGAAGTTGTTCGATGCGCACGTGGTGTATGAAGCCGAAGGCGAAACACCGCTGCTGTACATTGACCGCCACTTGATTCATGAAGTAACGACACCGCAGGCCTTTGACGGGCTGCGGGCGATGAATCGTGGCGTGCGCCGACCGGATAAAACCTTCGGCACCATGGATCATAACGTTTCCACTCAAACCAAAGATATCAATGCCAGCGGCGAGATGGCTCGCATTCAGATGCAGGAACTTATCAAGAACTGCGCTGAATTTGGCATCGAACTGTATGACCTGAAACATCCCTATCAGGGCATCGTTCACGTCATGGGACCGGAACAGGGCCTGACGCTGCCCGGCATGACGCTGGTATGCGGCGACTCGCACACCTCGACGCACGGGGCATTCGGCACGCTGGCATTCGGCATCGGCACCTCCGAAGTCGAGCACGTGCTGGCGACACAAACCCTGAAACAGGGTCGCGCCAAAACGATGAAAATCGAAATCACCGGCGAAGCGCCGGTCGGCATTACGGCCAAGGATATTATTCTGGCCGTGATAGGCAAGACCGGCACCGCAGGCGGAACGGGTCATGTGGTCGAATATTGCGGCCCGGCGGTCGAAGCCTTGAGCATGGAAGGTCGCATGACCTTGTGCAACATGTCTATCGAGCTGGGTGCCAAAGCCGGGCTGGTCGCCTCCGACGCCACGACCTACGCCTATCTCAAAGGCCGCAAGTTCGCGCCGAAGGGTCAGGAGTGGGACGAGGCCGTGGCCTATTGGGAAACCATGAAGACCGACAAGGATGCGGTATTTGACCGCGTCGTCACACTGAATGCCGCCGATATCGCCCCGCAGGTAACCTGGGGAACCAATCCGGGTCAGGTGATGGCCGTGAATCAGACCATTCCCTTCCCGGACTCCTTCAGCGACCCCGTCGAGCGCGCTTCTGCGGAAAAAGCTCTGGCCTACATGAATTTGCAGCCAGGGATTCGCCTGACCGATGTCGCCATCGACAAAGTCTTTATCGGCTCCTGCACCAACTCGCGCATTGAAGACCTGCGCGCGGCGGCGGCCATTGCCAAAGGCCGCAAAGTGGCGGCGGGCGTGCAGGCGATTGTGGTGCCGGGTTCCGGCCCGGTCAAGGCGCAGGCCGAAGAGGAAGGGCTGGACAAGATTTTCCTCGACGCCGGTTTTGAATGGCGCTTACCGGGCTGCTCGATGTGTCTGGCGATGAACAATGACCGCCTGAATCCGGGCGAGCGCTGCGCCTCGACCAGCAACCGCAATTTCGAAGGTCGCCAGGGGCGCGGTGGACGCACGCATCTGGTGAGTCCGGCGATGGCCGCAGCCGCTGCGGTCACCGGCCATTTCGCCGACATTCGTGAATTGAATTAA
- a CDS encoding MFS transporter yields the protein MSASSRRLSFIFATFLLVSFLTGIAGALQAPTLSLFLSHEVKVRPLWVGLFYTVNALAGIAISFLLANYSDKKGDRRILLFFCSLMAIGNSLVFAFSRDYLVLISVGVLLAAIGNASMPQLFALAREYADRSAREVVMFSSMMRATLSLAWVLGPPVSFMLALNYGFTLMYLCAAAVFVFSAAMVWFFLPSVARIEQPVDTVVVHTSAWKNRDVRLLFFASLLMWTCNIMYIIDMPLYITTDMGLPEGLAGLLMGAAAGLEIPVMLIAGYLVKRTGKRKLMICAAGFGVLFYLGMVFFQFKAALMILQLFNAIFIGIIAGIGMLYFQDLMPGRAGSATTLFTNSISTGAILAGVLQGSIVENFGHFPVYCAALGLAVIALILMTRVKNV from the coding sequence ATGTCTGCTTCTTCACGCCGTTTATCCTTTATTTTTGCCACTTTCTTGCTGGTGTCGTTTTTGACGGGTATTGCCGGTGCACTTCAGGCACCGACGCTGAGCCTGTTTTTGTCCCATGAGGTCAAGGTCAGGCCGCTGTGGGTCGGGCTGTTTTATACCGTCAATGCGCTGGCCGGTATTGCGATAAGTTTCCTGCTCGCCAACTATTCCGACAAGAAAGGCGATCGCCGCATTCTGCTGTTCTTCTGTTCGCTTATGGCTATCGGCAACAGTCTGGTCTTTGCCTTTAGCCGGGATTATTTGGTGCTGATTAGCGTGGGCGTGTTGCTGGCGGCGATTGGCAATGCCTCCATGCCGCAACTGTTTGCTCTGGCACGGGAATATGCCGACCGTTCGGCGCGTGAAGTCGTGATGTTCAGCTCAATGATGCGGGCAACGCTGTCGCTGGCGTGGGTATTGGGGCCGCCGGTGTCCTTTATGCTGGCGCTGAATTATGGCTTTACCTTGATGTATCTCTGCGCTGCCGCAGTGTTTGTCTTCAGCGCGGCCATGGTGTGGTTCTTCCTGCCGTCGGTCGCCCGTATCGAACAACCGGTTGATACCGTTGTGGTTCACACCAGCGCCTGGAAAAACCGGGACGTGCGGCTGCTGTTCTTTGCCTCTCTTCTGATGTGGACCTGTAATATCATGTATATCATTGATATGCCGCTGTATATCACCACCGATATGGGGTTGCCCGAGGGGCTTGCCGGTCTGTTGATGGGGGCGGCGGCGGGGCTGGAAATTCCGGTGATGCTGATAGCCGGTTATCTGGTGAAGCGGACGGGAAAACGCAAACTCATGATCTGCGCAGCCGGATTCGGCGTGCTGTTTTATCTGGGTATGGTGTTTTTCCAGTTCAAGGCGGCGCTGATGATCCTGCAACTGTTCAACGCGATTTTCATCGGGATTATCGCAGGTATCGGCATGCTCTATTTTCAGGATCTGATGCCGGGCAGAGCGGGATCGGCGACGACGTTGTTTACCAACAGTATTTCGACCGGGGCAATTCTCGCGGGCGTATTGCAGGGCAGTATCGTCGAGAATTTTGGACATTTTCCGGTGTATTGTGCGGCGTTGGGGCTGGCGGTTATTGCCTTGATTCTGATGACGAGAGTGAAAAATGTTTAA
- the thiQ gene encoding thiamine ABC transporter ATP-binding protein ThiQ yields MLTLNKVTYLYEHLPMRFDLRIAAGERVAILGPSGAGKSTLLSLIAGFLSPGMGQIVINQQDHTLTPPAKRPVSMLFQENNLFSHLTVRQNMGLGLHPGLKLTKEQKQRLEQIAEQVGLAEYLDRLPSQLSGGQRQRVALARCLLRSQPVLLLDEPFSALDPALRNEMLSLLDNVCRQQQLTLLMVSHNLDDAARIAERTLLIVDGRVYYDGTTQALLDGTAPEAAILGINRK; encoded by the coding sequence ATGCTGACACTGAATAAAGTCACTTATTTATATGAACATCTGCCCATGCGCTTCGACCTGCGCATCGCCGCCGGGGAACGTGTCGCCATTCTTGGCCCAAGCGGCGCGGGTAAAAGTACGCTGCTGAGTCTGATAGCCGGTTTTCTTTCACCGGGCATGGGACAAATTGTCATTAATCAGCAGGATCATACCCTTACGCCGCCCGCCAAACGGCCCGTGTCGATGTTGTTTCAGGAGAACAATTTGTTCTCGCATCTGACCGTGCGACAGAATATGGGGCTGGGGCTGCATCCGGGGCTTAAACTCACGAAAGAACAGAAACAGCGGCTTGAACAGATTGCGGAACAGGTTGGACTGGCGGAATATCTGGACCGGTTGCCTTCCCAGCTTTCGGGCGGCCAGCGTCAGCGGGTTGCGTTGGCGCGTTGCCTGTTGCGCAGCCAACCGGTGCTGTTACTCGACGAACCCTTCTCGGCGCTGGACCCTGCGCTGCGCAACGAGATGCTCTCCCTGCTCGACAATGTCTGCAGACAGCAGCAACTCACCTTGCTGATGGTCTCCCACAACCTCGACGATGCCGCCCGCATCGCCGAACGCACCCTGCTCATTGTCGATGGCCGCGTATATTATGACGGCACCACTCAGGCCCTGCTCGACGGCACCGCCCCCGAAGCCGCCATACTCGGGATCAACCGGAAATAG
- the thiP gene encoding thiamine/thiamine pyrophosphate ABC transporter permease ThiP — translation MQAWQKRRQPLIPAWLWPGVVAATLILLVAFLALGSLLRHAPTLSPGAVWQDSYLWHVIRFTFWQALLSALCSVLPAIFLARSLYRRRFPGREWLLRLCAMTLVLPVLVAVFGILGVYGREGWMSQICAALGLHYQFSPYGLQGILLAHVFFNLPLATRLLLQSLENIAIEQRQLAAQLGMNGRQLFRFVEWPALRRQILPAGALIFMLCFASFATVLSLGGGPKATTIELAIYQALSYDYDLGRAALLALIQLVCCLGLVLLSQKLGQALPVGHTHAQRWRDPADSLLRKIFDAVLIALALLLILPPLAAVVVSGINPSLLDVLHQTALWQALWMSVRLALGSGLLCLLLSMMLLWSSRELRLRQRQNWGQGLELSGMLILAMPGIVLATGFFLLLSDTLGLPQSPWMLVILTNALMAIPYALKVLENPMRDVAERYSLLCLSLDMRGWHRLRWIELSALKRPMTQALAFACVLSLGDFGVIALFGNENFRTLPFYLYQQMGSYRSQQGAVTAMLLLFLCFLLFTLIERLPGRHADTE, via the coding sequence ATTCAGGCATGGCAGAAACGCCGTCAGCCATTAATCCCCGCCTGGCTTTGGCCGGGCGTCGTTGCTGCAACGCTCATCCTGCTGGTCGCCTTTCTGGCGCTGGGCTCGCTGCTGCGTCACGCGCCCACGCTGTCGCCCGGCGCGGTCTGGCAGGACAGCTACTTATGGCACGTGATCCGTTTTACTTTCTGGCAGGCGCTGCTTTCGGCGCTGTGTTCCGTGCTGCCTGCCATTTTTCTCGCCCGCAGCCTGTATCGACGGCGTTTTCCGGGCCGCGAGTGGCTGCTCAGACTCTGCGCCATGACGCTGGTCTTGCCCGTATTAGTCGCCGTGTTCGGCATCCTTGGCGTCTATGGCCGCGAGGGCTGGATGTCGCAGATCTGCGCCGCGCTCGGCCTGCATTATCAGTTTTCACCCTATGGCCTACAGGGCATTCTGCTCGCCCACGTATTTTTCAATTTGCCGCTGGCAACACGACTCTTACTGCAATCTCTTGAAAATATTGCCATCGAGCAACGCCAACTCGCTGCGCAACTTGGCATGAACGGCAGGCAACTGTTCCGCTTTGTTGAATGGCCCGCTTTGAGAAGGCAGATTCTGCCTGCCGGCGCGCTGATTTTCATGCTGTGCTTCGCGAGTTTCGCCACCGTGCTTTCACTCGGAGGTGGGCCGAAAGCCACGACTATCGAACTCGCTATCTATCAGGCGCTCAGTTATGACTATGATCTCGGGCGCGCGGCGCTGCTGGCGCTGATTCAACTGGTGTGCTGTCTGGGCCTCGTGCTACTCAGCCAGAAACTCGGTCAGGCTCTGCCGGTCGGCCATACGCATGCCCAACGCTGGCGCGATCCTGCCGATTCCCTTTTACGCAAAATATTCGATGCCGTGCTGATTGCGCTGGCCTTGTTGCTTATTTTACCGCCGCTGGCGGCCGTCGTCGTGAGCGGCATCAACCCCTCCCTGCTCGACGTGCTGCACCAGACGGCACTGTGGCAGGCGCTGTGGATGTCGGTACGGCTTGCGCTCGGCAGCGGATTACTTTGTCTGCTGCTTTCCATGATGCTGCTGTGGAGCAGTCGTGAACTGCGTCTTCGCCAGCGGCAGAACTGGGGCCAGGGGCTGGAACTCTCCGGCATGCTTATCCTTGCCATGCCGGGCATCGTGCTGGCGACCGGTTTCTTTTTGCTGCTCAGCGATACCCTGGGACTGCCGCAGTCGCCGTGGATGCTGGTGATTCTCACCAACGCGCTGATGGCGATACCCTACGCGCTGAAAGTGCTGGAAAACCCGATGCGCGACGTGGCCGAGCGCTATTCGCTGCTGTGCCTGTCGCTGGATATGCGCGGCTGGCATCGGCTGCGCTGGATTGAGCTGAGTGCGCTAAAACGCCCCATGACGCAGGCGCTGGCCTTTGCCTGCGTGCTGTCTCTGGGCGATTTCGGCGTGATAGCCCTTTTCGGCAACGAAAACTTCCGCACGTTGCCGTTCTATCTTTATCAGCAGATGGGGTCATACCGCAGCCAGCAAGGTGCCGTTACCGCCATGCTGTTGCTTTTCCTGTGTTTCCTGCTGTTTACGCTTATCGAAAGATTACCGGGTCGCCATGCTGACACTGAATAA
- the sgrR gene encoding HTH-type transcriptional regulator SgrR, which produces MTSPRLQHQFLRLWQYCRGEPTETTLQALSEVLTCSRRHVRSLLASMQREGWLKWEAEVGRGKRSRLTFLLTGLAIQRLRAEELIEQDRVDQLVQLVGDKTVVRQMLLSQLGRRFRQGKHLLRVLYYRSLFNLLPGTPLRRSETHLAKQIFSGLVGIKEENGELRGDLAHHWQVITPLHWRFYLRPAIHFHHGRELEMADVIGTFVRLKAHPLFAHVASVNTPTANVIDIHLHTPDNWLPWLLGSVHALVLPQEWQTLPDFARHPVGTGPYAVVHNQPTQLKIRAFDDYFGYRALIDEVNIWVLPELTEDLVHSGVQLQADDTDNDELESRLEEGCYFVLFDQRSAVGNNAELREWLCEIFNPIALLNASAPAYQRYWSPAYGLLPRWHHRRPQVQKPKPVPLHEITITFYSDHSEYQDICQAMTPLLAEHGVKLNVQIVDYARWHKGEATSDIWLGSANFTLPVEFSLFATLYELPLMQYCLGDKLHNAAALWRSGALPLAEWTQKLVNGGYIHPLFHHWLLLQGQRSMRGVRMNTLGWFDFKSAWFAPPDA; this is translated from the coding sequence ATGACCTCACCGCGTCTACAGCACCAGTTCTTACGTCTCTGGCAATATTGCCGGGGCGAGCCTACCGAAACCACGCTACAGGCGCTGTCGGAAGTGCTGACCTGCTCGCGCAGACATGTGCGATCGCTGCTCGCCAGCATGCAGCGTGAAGGTTGGCTGAAATGGGAAGCCGAAGTCGGCAGAGGCAAACGTTCGCGACTGACCTTCCTGCTGACCGGTCTGGCCATCCAGCGCCTACGTGCCGAAGAGCTTATCGAGCAGGATCGGGTGGATCAACTGGTGCAACTGGTCGGCGATAAAACCGTGGTGCGCCAGATGCTGCTGTCCCAGCTGGGCCGCCGCTTTCGTCAGGGCAAACACCTGCTTCGTGTGCTCTATTATCGCTCGCTGTTCAATCTGCTGCCGGGCACCCCGCTTCGCCGTTCCGAGACGCATCTCGCCAAACAGATTTTTAGCGGGCTAGTCGGCATAAAAGAGGAAAATGGGGAACTGCGTGGCGATTTGGCGCACCATTGGCAGGTCATTACACCGCTGCACTGGCGTTTTTATCTGCGTCCCGCTATTCATTTCCATCATGGTCGGGAATTGGAAATGGCCGACGTGATAGGCACCTTTGTGCGATTGAAAGCGCATCCGCTGTTTGCGCACGTCGCGTCGGTGAATACGCCGACCGCCAACGTGATCGACATTCATCTGCATACGCCGGACAACTGGCTGCCGTGGCTGCTCGGCAGCGTTCATGCGCTTGTTCTGCCGCAGGAGTGGCAAACGCTGCCCGATTTCGCCCGCCATCCCGTCGGCACCGGCCCCTATGCCGTAGTGCATAATCAGCCAACGCAGTTAAAAATCCGCGCCTTCGATGACTATTTTGGATACCGCGCCCTGATTGACGAGGTGAATATCTGGGTGCTGCCAGAACTGACCGAAGATCTGGTGCACTCGGGCGTGCAGCTTCAAGCCGACGATACCGACAACGACGAGCTGGAAAGTCGGCTTGAAGAGGGCTGCTATTTCGTGCTGTTTGACCAGCGTTCGGCGGTGGGCAACAATGCGGAGCTTCGCGAGTGGCTGTGTGAAATCTTCAATCCTATCGCCCTGCTCAACGCCTCTGCGCCCGCCTACCAGCGTTACTGGTCTCCCGCCTATGGCCTGCTGCCGCGCTGGCACCATCGCCGTCCGCAGGTACAGAAACCTAAACCTGTTCCTCTTCATGAAATTACCATCACGTTTTACAGCGATCACTCTGAGTATCAGGACATCTGTCAGGCCATGACCCCGCTGCTTGCCGAACACGGTGTTAAACTGAATGTACAGATCGTGGATTATGCCCGCTGGCATAAAGGCGAGGCGACCAGCGATATCTGGCTCGGCAGCGCCAACTTCACCCTGCCGGTCGAGTTTTCCCTGTTTGCCACGCTGTATGAGCTGCCGCTGATGCAATATTGTCTGGGCGACAAGCTTCACAACGCGGCAGCCTTGTGGCGCAGCGGGGCGTTACCGCTGGCGGAATGGACGCAAAAGCTGGTCAACGGCGGTTATATACACCCTCTTTTCCATCATTGGCTGTTACTGCAAGGTCAGCGAAGCATGCGCGGAGTCAGAATGAACACCCTTGGCTGGTTTGACTTTAAATCTGCCTGGTTTGCGCCTCCGGATGCATAA